From Triticum urartu cultivar G1812 chromosome 2, Tu2.1, whole genome shotgun sequence, a single genomic window includes:
- the LOC125536625 gene encoding anthocyanidin 3-O-glucosyltransferase 2-like has translation MTSRPTVVLVPSWGSGHFMSALEAGKRLLATGRGAFTLTVLVMHAPSEAMASEVQGHVRREAASGLDIRFLQLPAVEHPTGCVDPVEFASRYVQLHAPHVKAAIARLGPSSRVAAAVVDLFLTALFDVLHELTVPAYVYFASPAAFLALMLRLPALREDLTGAGFEAMESTVDVPGLPPVPPSYMPACLVKAKIQSYDWFEYHGRRFMEARGVIVNTSVELESSILAAIADGQCVPGRPAPALHAIGPVVWFGSTDDQQPHECVRWLDAQPPASVVFLCFGSMGSLDAAQVREVAAGLERSGHRFLWVLRGPPVAGTRLPTDANLDEVLPEGFLEATAGRGLVWPAWAPQREILSHAAVGGFVTHCGWNSILESLWSGVPMIPWPLYGEQHLNAFELVAGVGAAVALEMDRRKGFFVEAAELERAVRSLMGGPSEEGRKARRTAAETSAACRKAVGEGGSSCAALQRLVREILVLPTEGNDSR, from the coding sequence ATGACGTCTCGCCCAACCGTGGTCCTCGTCCCGAGCTGGGGATCCGGCCACTTCATGTCCGCGCTCGAAGCCGGCAAGAGGCTTCTCGCCACCGGCCGGGGCGCCTTCACGCTGACCGTGCTCGTCATGCACGCGCCATCCGAAGCAATGGCGTCCGAGGTCCAGGGCCACGTGCGCCGGGAGGCAGCTTCCGGCCTCGACATCCGCTTCCTCCAGCTCCCCGCCGTCGAGCACCCCACCGGCTGCGTGGACCCTGTTGAATTCGCGTCCCGGTACGTCCAGCTCCACGCGCCCCACGTCAAGGCGGCCATCGCGCGCCTGGGGCCGTCGTCCCGGGTGGCCGCGGCCGTCGTCGACCTCTTCTTAACTGCCCTATTCGACGTTCTCCACGAGCTCACCGTGCCGGCGTACGTGTACTTTGCCTCCCCCGCCGCGTTCCTGGCGCTCATGCTGCGCCTGCCGGCGCTCCGCGAGGATCTGACGGGTGCCGGGTTTGAGGCGATGGAGAGCACGGTGGACGTGCCCGGGCTGCCGCCGGTGCCGCCGTCTTACATGCCAGCATGCCTTGTGAAGGCGAAGATCCAGAGCTACGACTGGTTCGAGTACCACGGCCGCCGCTTCATGGAAGCCAGGGGCGTCATAGTGAACACCTCAGTCGAGCTCGAAAGCTCGATTCTCGCGGCGATCGCGGACGGCCAGTGCGTACCCGGACGCCCTGCTCCGGCGCTACACGCGATCGGCCCGGTTGTCTGGTTCGGCTCGACGGACGACCAGCAGCCGCACGAGTGCGTGCGGTGGCTCGACGCGCAGCCGCCGGCTTCGGTGGTTTTCCTCTGCTTCGGGAGCATGGGGTCCCTCGACGCGGCACAGGTGAGGGAGGTAGCCGCCGGCCTGGAGCGCAGCGGCCACCGCTTCCTGTGGGTGCTACGAGGCCCGCCCGTCGCCGGCACGCGGCTCCCGACGGACGCGAACCTGGACGAGGTGCTCCCTGAGGGGTTCCTGGAGGCGACCGCGGGGAGGGGGCTGGTGTGGCCGGCGTGGGCGCCGCAGAGGGAGATCCTGTCCCACGCCGCCGTGGGTGGCTTCGTGACGCACTGCGGGTGGAACTCCATCCTGGAGAGCCTGTGGTCCGGCGTGCCGATGATCCCGTGGCCGCTGTACGGGGAGCAGCACCTGAACGCGTTCGAGCTCGTGGCCGGCGTGGGCGCGGCCGTCGCGCTGGAGATGGACCGGAGGAAGGGATTCTTCGTGGAGGCGGCCGAGCTGGAGCGAGCGGTGCGGAGCCTGATGGGCGGCCCGTCGGAGGAAGGGAGGAAGGCGAGGAGGACGGCCGCGGAGACGAGCGCCGCGTGCAGGAAGGCCGTCGGCGAGGGCGGCTCGTCGTGCGCCGCGCTGCAAAGGCTCGTGCGCGAGATTTTGGTTTTGCCGACGGAGGGAAACGATTCCCGCTAA